A single window of Botrytis cinerea B05.10 chromosome 3, complete sequence DNA harbors:
- the Bcsec15 gene encoding Bcsec15, whose protein sequence is MPPRKTIQYDDYRQAVQQIILSSSDADYLDQLIPALKDATLSNRTSGLIRSLSQYADDREADIERIGLTKHEEFLASVNQLQQVREGTSQLTSEILKLNQSIQASTEKLAAQKEALVDTRSVRQNIAEASEALKESLKVLHAVNQAHDLIRKKKYYAALKALDDLQNEHLIPTIQNKYATQHTLAEIIQKSIPSSQKAISEAVMSDLNTWLYRIRETSQFLGEVAFYHTNIRRSRQKERMEANPYLRNFKLNSAIELVYDESEEFDVLNNEELQVDFDPLFECLHIHEALGQIEKFKSEYAATRRQQKDLLLPSSVNLTDEESEHFLSALLEGIAGFAIIEKATMRKVHNLRSPVDVDELWDSMCHAAINAVSKALDEFDNPDVILQTKNVIALFIQTMEGWGYSVAILDAYVLKLFYRYADLLKRKFSTDFQQIVSTDEYMPMPVNSEEDFDKIIQVSWYVPDRPKEEYTFPGVLPFSQMYPMCCIDIRNFLNRFYFIMDDHFQQPNIIDETLKKSIDELLSEDICDPLVEKLSTQYLGQIVQILINLEYFESASRELEQLLLAARSSTSAGGPIVLAATEKFSSCKKDAEKRIFEVVNSKIDDLVETADYDWMAPSLVSEPSNYMQTLTTYLSNIMSSTLLTLPREIKELIYFDALSHAANMILAIPLSPEVKKINPHGVAALAKDVAYLSEFVDSLDNALILKENLDELQQTVYLMQTDNPDEFFDISTRNKKFGRVDALNGPKILEKLTHTITSPAKPDRLAGFSSRFGMNKS, encoded by the exons ATGCCGCCTCGAAAAACTATACAATATGATGATTACAGGCAAGCTGTTCAACAG ATTATACTGTCCTCCTCTGATGCCGATTACCTGGATCAACTAATACCCGCCCTAAAAGACGCTACTCTATCCAATAGAACTTCTGGACTCATACGAAGTCTATCACAATATGCGGACGATCGCGAGGCTGACATCGAACGGATTGGTTTAACAAAACATGAAGAATTCCTAGCGTCCGTCAATCAGCTCCAGCAAGTTCGAGAAGGAACCTCCCAACTTACATCTGAAATTCTAAAGctcaatcaatccattcagGCGAGCACAGAAAAGCTAGCTGCACAAAAGGAGGCATTGGTGGACACAAGATCTGTTCGCCAGAATATTGCGGAAGCTTCTGAGGCGTTAAAGGAATCTTTGAAAGTATTACATGCCGTTAATCAAGCGCATGACTTGAtacggaagaagaagtactATGCAGCTCTCAAGGCGCTGGACGACCTACAGAACGAGCATTTGATTCCAACAATTCAGAACAAATATGCTACCCAACATACCCTCGCAGAGATAATTCAAAAGTCGATTCCTTCCTCTCAGAAAGCTATTTCAGAAGCAGTAATGAGTGATTTGAATACCTGGCTTTATCGCATTCGTGAGACGTCTCAGTTCTTAGGGGAAGTAGCATTTTATCATACAAATATTCGACGGAGCAGGCAGAAGGAGCGTATGGAGGCGAATCCGTATCTTCGAAACTTCAAATTAAATTCAGCTATCGAGTTGGTCTATGATGAAAGTGAGGAATTTGACGTGTTAAACAATGAGGAGCTCCAAGTTGATTTCGACCCCTTATTTGAGTGTTTGCACATTCACGAGGCACTCGGTCAGattgagaaattcaaaagcGAATATGCTGCCACAAGAAGGCAGCAGAAAGATTTGTTACTTCCCAGCTCCGTAAACTTGACTGATGAAGAGAGCGAACATTTCCTAAGTGCTTTGCTGGAAGGTATTGCTGGCTTCGCCATAATAGAAAAGGCCACTATGCGGAAAGTCCATAATTTGCGTTCCCCAGTTGAT GTCGATGAGTTGTGGGATTCGATGTGTCATGCCGCCATCAACGCAGTCTCCAAAGCTTTGGATGAATTCGATAACCCGGATGTTATTCTGCAAACCAAGAATGTGATAGCATTGTTCATCCAAACAATGGAG GGTTGGGGATATTCAGTTGCCATATTAGATGCTTATGTGCTTAAGCTTTTCTATAGATATGCTGATTTGTTAAAACGGAAATTCAGCACAGATTTTCAACAG ATTGTGTCTACCGATGAATACATGCCTATGCCTGTCAATAGCGAAGAAGACTTTGATAAAATCATTCAAGTCAGTTGGTATGTTCCGGACAGACCGAAAGAAGAATACAC ATTCCCCGGTGTATTACCATTCTCCCAGATGTACCCAATGTGCTGTATAGATATCAGAAATTTCCTGAATCGATTCTACTTCATAATGGATGATCATTTTCAACAGCCAAACATTATTGATGAGACACTTAAGAAG TCGATAGATGAGCTTCTGTCTGAGGATATTTGTGACCCTCTCGTGGAAAAGCTGAGTACCCAGTACCTGGGTCAGATTGTCCAAATCCTCATAAATCTTGAGTATTTCGAATCAGCAAGTCGAGAATTAGAACAACTTCTCTTAGCCGCACGATCGTCCACATCAGCTGGTGGACCAATTGTTCTTGCTGCCACAGAAAAGTTCTCGAGCTGTAAGAAGGACGCGGAAAAGCGTATTTTCGAAGTAGTCAACTCCAAGATAGATGATTTGGTCGAGACGGCAGATTATGATTG GATGGCACCTTCTCTAGTATCCGAGCCAAGTAACTACATGCAAACCCTTACAACCTATCTTTCCAACATCATGAGCTCCACCCTCCTTACCCTGCCCCGCGAGATCAAAGAACTCATTTACTTCGATGCTCTCTCCCACGCCGCAAACATGATCCTG GCTATCCCCCTTTCTCCCGAAgtcaaaaaaatcaatcccCACGGTGTCGCGGCACTCGCAAAAGATGTAGCCTACCTGTCTGAATTCGTTGATTCCCTTGACAACGCTCTTATCCTCAAAGAGAATCTGGACGAATTACAACAAACAGTTTATTTGATGCAGACAGATAATCCGGATGAGTTTTTCGATATCAGTACCAGAAATAAGAAGTTTGGAAGAGTGGATGCTTTGAATGGGCCTaagattttggaaaa ACTTACTCACACAATAACGAGCCCGGCAAAACCAGATCGTCTTGCTGGATTTTCGTCAAGGTTTGGCATGAACAAGTCATAG
- the Bcram1 gene encoding Bcram1 has protein sequence MTFIIKGKKPHHSVKFNRRAMEEKKGSNKKSSSLSPSSKLDQLLYDDDSLEKQPQTPGFIIEESPSSQADTEGETDEDIVYGSSRPITAEAFINMIPDTFTRYPLLHDQLQTQTSHLQDQTIQECLPFLSGKEAGLTYNPYGVPHLSRKKHIQFLHKNLQKLPSAYVAADASRPWMFYWALAGLSTLGQDVSSYREKIIATCRPIQNATGGFGGGNGQMSHLATTYANVLSISMVGGQEALDIIDRKAMWKWLGDLKMSTGGFRMAVGGEEDIRGAYCALILITLLSLPLDLPQDAPARSSNYTTFIDGLPEWISRCQTFEGGIGARPNVEAHGAYAFLALGCLCILGEPHIMIPQYLDVPAFISWLSARQYAPEGGFSGRTNKLVDGCYSHWVGGCWPLLEACLEGPTQQTQKGPSSNPDSVNLYSRDGLIRYILCCCQDTGNRGGLRDKPSHRSDSYHTCYVLAGLSSAQHKWHFNTSAQKTESSGTLVSPYQWTAEPYVETTQIYDEEDRVGTLHPVFVIPEGVAEETRAYFASKGTF, from the exons ATGactttcatcatcaaaggAAAGAAGCCTCACCACAGTGTGAAGTTTAATCGACGTGcaatggaagagaagaaaggctCGAATAAAAAGtcttcatctctatctcctTCCAGCAAACTAGATCAACTTttatatgatgatgattcacTAGAAAAGCAACCACAAACACCTGGTTTTATCATAGAAGAATCTCCATCATCGCAAGCAGATACTGAGGGTGAAactgatgaagatattgtcTACGGCTCATCCCGACCAATCACAGCGGAGGCTTTTATAAATATGATTCCCGATACCTTCACGCGGTATCCCCTACTCCACGATCAGTTGCAGACTCAGACATCTCACCTTCAAGATCAAACCATTCAAGAAtgtcttccttttctctcgGGAAAAGAAGCTGGATTGACTTACAATCCATATGGGGTTCCACATCTGAGTCGAAAAAAGCATATTCAATTCCTTCATAAGAATCTACAAAAGCTGCCCTCGGCATATGTCGCTGCGGATGCAAGCAGACCATGGATGTTCTACTGGGCGTTGGCTGGTCTCTCGACCTTGGGTCAGGATGTATCATCATATCGAGAAAAGATTATTGCAACATGTCGCCCCATACAGAATGCGACTGGAGGGTTTGGTGGAGGAAATGGTCAGATGTCGCATTTGGCTACTACCTATGCAAATGTTCTATCGATTTCCATGGTAGGTGGACAAGAAGCGTTAGATATCATTGATCGCAAGGCGATGTGGAAATGGCTAGGTGACTTGAAGATGTCTACTGGGGGGTTTAGAATGGCCGTGGGTGGCGAGGAAGATATTCG TGGTGCATATTGTGCTCTGATTCTCATTACACTCCTGAGTTTACCTCTCGATCTTCCTCAAGATGCTCCCGCGAGATCTTCGAACTATACCACTTTCATCGATGGACTCCCAGAATGGATCTCGAGAT GTCAAACATTTGAGGGCGGTATAGGTGCTCGACCTAATGTCGAAGCCCATGGCGCGTATGCGTTCTTAGCATTAGGCTGTTTGTGTATTTTAGGTGAACCACACATCATGATACCTCA GTATCTTGACGTGCCAGCCTTTATTTCATGGCTATCAGCACGTCAATATGCGCCGGAAGGCGGCTTCTCAGGTCGCACCAATAAGTTAGTCGACGGGTGCTACTCCCATTGGGTTGGAGGATGTTGGCCTCTATTGGAAGCGTGCCTTGAAGGTCCAACGCAGCAAACTCAAAAAGGGCCATCCTCGAATCCAGATTCAGTAAATCTCTACAGCCGCGACGGTTTGATCAGATACATCCTTTGCTGTTGTCAGGATACAGGAAATCGAGGTGGATTGAGGGATAAGCCCAGCCA TCGCTCTGATTCGTATCACACATGCTATGTTTTGGCAGGTCTTAGTTCCGCACAGCATAAGTGGCATTTCAACACGTCTGCACAGAAAACGGAATCGAGTGGAACGCTCGTTTCACCGTATCAATGGACAGCCGAGCCTTATGTTGAGACAACACAGATatatgatgaagaggatagGGTGGGGACTCTCCACCCGGTTTTCGTGATACCAGAGGGCGTTGCTGAGGAGACACGGGCATACTTCGCTTCAAAAGGGACCTTTTAA
- the Bcetp1 gene encoding Bcetp1, whose amino-acid sequence MPSYFYHLKFELYPLPDLDPEKVSKREREREVWVPGEGTDLFGCTSPSAGGACTWPNHKPVAWEQNRRRKGGTGSSAGSVLEGNSRNITKGTGNQIQTGSFQDAQNGDLDSGAAKGGVIDCGPSRQIRPEESKNLVVLSTTKSSQSEIAPPRASLVDKKRDLRTSKRDWRFGRVRVEALDMDGVRGYHRRGEGSQGGIVMNAGLEPGGRVTKARFEELHTIGENGLELKNTEVGWGVVHLYREGEETPGLTGVEVYNADTATNPTNDAQSNGLSETDGKDSAEDCTLLCIPAVPSYLTSRDFLGFVGEKTMYEVSHFRMVMTGRMNRYMVLMKFRDGNVAKKWKAEWDGKVFNSMEPETCHVMFIKSITFQTPTSSKSNTSFPELSHDPFTPGPIQNNLKPFPPPTPNLVELPTCPVCLERMDDTTGLFTILCQHVFHCACLEKWRGTGCPVCRHTNPSLAIASQQSTTPYDPGNPPFGSGEASLCSICDCTDDLWICLICGNVGCGRYKGGHAKEHWKDSAHNFALEIETQHVWDYAGDIWVHRLIRDKGDNSKVIELPSSRPRGALAPAEDVDMVPREKLENAGLEFTHLLTSQLESQRVYFEELVSKAVAKASAASEKAILASRDAEVALGKLGELEEKYRKLSVDTLPGLEKELEREKRKAEKAQEIARAMGKSLREEKKVSEGLMERIGFVNEGVRRKEEEVRGVREECEELREANRDLMVMISGREKIREMEEAGELGEGEAEAAGVSVGEKEADRKKKGKGKGRK is encoded by the exons ATGCCATCATACTTTTATCATCTAAAATTCGAATTGTATCCTTTACCAGATTTGGACCCAGAGAAAGTGAGtaagagagaaagggagagggaagttTGGGTTCCGGGTGAGGGAACGGATCTTTTTGGCTGTACTTCACCATCCGCAGGTGGAGCTTGCACCTGGCCAAATCATAAACCTGTCGCTTGGGAACAAAATAGGAGGAGAAAGGGAGGCACTGGGAGCTCGGCAGGTTCTGTGCTGGAAGGAAACTCGAGAAATATTACAAAGGGGACTGGGAATCAGATACAGACGGGCAGTTTTCAGGACGCTCAGAACGGAGATTTGGATTCGGGGGCAGCAAAAGGAGGGGTCATTGATTGTGGACCTTCACGGCAGATACGACCTGAAGAGTCGAAAAATCTGGTTGTATTGAGCACGACGAAAAGTTCGCAATCAGAAATCGCACCCCCGCGCGCGAGTTTGGTggataagaaaagagatctGCGAACTTCAAAAAGGGATTGGAGGTTTGGGAGGGTAAGGGTTGAAGcattggatatggatggcGTGAGGGGATATCATCGTAGAGGGGAGGGCAGTCAGGGTGGTATTGTTATGAATGCAGGACTAGAACCGGGTGGTCGAGTTACAAAGGCGAGATTCGAAGAATTACATACTATAGGGGAGAATGGGTTAGAGTTGAAGAATACAGAGGTGGGGTGGGGAGTGGTGCATCTGTatagagagggagaggaaacACCTGGATTGACGGGCGTGGAAGTTTATAATGCAGATACCGCGACAAATCCTACGAATGATGCACAGAGCAATGGGTTGAGTGAGACCGATGGAAAAGATAGTGCAGAGGATTGTACTCTACTATGCATACCTGCTGTGCCGAGCTATCTTACGTCGAGAGACTTTTTGGGGTTTGTGGGAGAGAAAACGATGTATGAGGTTAGCCATTTTAGAATGGTTATGACGGGGCGGATGAATAGGTATATGGTACTCATGAAGTTCAGAGATGGTAATGTGGCAAAGAAATGGAAGGCAGAATGGGATGGCAAAGTCTTTAATAGTATGGAG CCAGAAACCTGCCATGTCAtgtttataaaatcaatcacTTTCCAAACTCCCACCTCCTCCAAATCAAATACAAGTTTCCCAGAACTATCCCACGATCCTTTCACGCCAGGTCCGATACAAAATAACCTTAaacctttccctcctcccaCTCCCAATCTCGTCGAACTTCCTACCTGTCCTGTCTGCCTCGAGAGAATGGACGATACCACGGGCCTCTTCACGATTCTCTGTCAGCACGTCTTTCACTGTGCATGTCTTGAAAAATGGCGTGGCACAGGTTGCCCCGTTTGTCGACATACCAATCCTTCACTAGCAATTGCTTCTCAGCAGTCCACCACACCGTATGACCCAGGAAATCCACCATTTGGAAGTGGCGAAGCGTCACTATGTAGTATTTGCGATTGCACAGATGACCTCTGGATCTGTCTCATATGCGGAAATGTTGGATGCGGACGCTACAAAGGCGGGCACGCCAAAGAACACTGGAAAGACTCCGCGCATAACTTTGCACTGGAAATCGAAACCCAACATGTGTGGGATTACGCGGGTGATATTTGGGTTCATCGACTCATCCGCGATAAAGGCGATAATAGCAAAGTCATCGAACTCCCCTCGTCACGTCCTAGGGGTGCACTGGCGCCCGCggaagatgtggatatggTTCCGCGGGAAAAACTCGAAAATGCAGGATTGGAATTCACGCATCTTTTGACGTCGCAATTGGAGAGTCAGAGGGTTTATTTCGAGGAGTTGGTCAGCAAAGCGGTTGCGAAAGCCAGCGCGGCGAGTGAAAAGGCTATTCTTGCGAGTCGCGATGCGGAAGTGGCGTTGGGGAAGTTGGGAGAGTTGGAGGAGAAGTATCGGAAGTTGAGTGTGGATACGTTGCCGGGTTTGGAGAAGGagttggagagggagaagaggaaggcgGAGAAGGCGCAGGAGATTGCGAGGGCTATGGGGAAGAGTTTgagggaggaaaagaaggtgTCGGAGGGGTTGATGGAGAGGATTGGGTTTGTGAATGAGGGGgtgaggaggaaggaagaggaggtgAGGGGGGTGAGGGAGGAGTGTGAGGAGTTGAGAGAGGCGAATAGGGACTTGATGGTTATGATCAGTGGGAGGGAGAAGATtagggagatggaggaggcgGGGGAGTTGGGCGAGGGCGAGGCGGAGGCCGCGGGGGTTAGTGTGGGGGAGAAGGAGGCGGAtaggaaaaagaagggaaaggggaaggggaggaaatAG
- the Bcpsa1 gene encoding Bcpsa1 — MKALILVGGFGTRLRPLTLTLPKPLVEFGNKRMILHQVEALAEAGVTDIVLAVNYRPEVMEKYLAEYEERFNVKITFSIESEPLGTAGPLKLAEEILGKDDAPFFVLNSDVICEYPFADLAAFHKKHGDEGTIVVTKVEEPSKYGVVVHKPNHASRIDRFVEKPVEFVGNRINAGIYILNPSVLKRIDLRPTSIEQETFPAICADGQLHSFDLEGFWMDVGQPKDFLSGTCLYLSSLTKKGSKLLTPPNTPYVHGGNVLIDPSAKIGKNCRIGPNVTIGPNVVIGDGVRLQRCVLLEGSKVKDHAWVKSTIVGWNSTIGKWARLENVSVLGDDVTIGDEIYVNGGSILPHKSIKANVDVPAIIM; from the exons ATGAAGG CTCTCATTCTTGTCGGTGGCTTTGGCACCCGTCTTCGCCCACTC ACTCTTACCCTCCCAAAGCCTTTAGTCGAATTCGGTAACAAACGCATGATTTTACATCAAGTCGAAGCCTTGGCAGAAGCTGGAGTTACAGATATTGTGCTGGCCGTAAATTATCGTCCAGAGGTTATGGAAAAGTATTTGGCTGAG TACGAAGAAAGATTCAACGTGAAAATCACATTCTCCATCGAATCCGAACCATTAGGTACAGCTGGTCCTCTTAAACTCGCGGAAGAAATTCTCGGAAAGGATGATGCTCCTTTCTTCGTTCTGAACTCAGATGTCATCTGTGAATATCCTTTCGCAGATTTGGCTGCGTTCCACAAGAAACACGGCGATGAAGGTACCATTGTCGTAACCAAGGTTGAAGAACCATCCAAATATGGTGTCGTGGTTCATAAACCAAACCACGCATCCAGAATCGATCGATTCGTAGAGAAGCCAGTCGAGTTCGTCGGAAACCGCATTAACGCTGGTATCTACATCTTAAACCCAAGTGTCCTCAAGCGCATCGACCTCCGCCCTACCTCAATCGAACAAGAGACTTTCCCTGCCATTTGCGCCGATGGTCAATTGCACTCTTTCGATTTGGAAGGATTCTGGATGGATGTTGGGCAACCTAAGGATTTCCTCTCCGGTACTTGTCTTTACCTCTCCTCCCTTACCAAGAAGGGCTCCAAGCTCCTTACTCCACCAAACACCCCATACGTACACGGCGGTAACGTCTTGATCGACCCTTCTGCCAAGATTGGCAAGAACTGCCGCATTGGTCCCAACGTAACAATTGGTCCCAATGTTGTTATCGGTGATGGTGTTCGTTTACAACGTTGTGTTCTCCTCGAGGGCTCCAAAGTCAAGGATCACGCTTGGGTCAAGAGCACTATCGTAGGCTGGAACTCCACTATCGGTAAATGGGCACGTTTGGAAAATGTCAGTGTATTGGGTGATGACGTTACGATTGGTGATGAGATTTATGTAAATGGAGGTAGCATCCTCCCACACAAGAGCATCAAGGCCAATGTTGACGTTCCGGCTATTATCATGTAA
- the Bcvel3 gene encoding Bcvel3 encodes MNSQPSHDFAQAQSLQIPGLQSQDCKLIIRQQPRYARVNMGKEKDRRAVDPPPVVQLLISHAVDPSERYIINPHFFMKSSLTPVTDMQAGTSHGALLAGTTVSSCHRLKDPETDEWGAYFVFGDLSAKIEGTYILEFNLFESREDEVIWMGCISSDQFNVYSSKAFPGMMESTTMTKKFQEQGLKLRVRKEPRSLLRKRGPAFDDYEPKKYRARIQDPDEDSGSPEASKYSEQQQAPHQTTRMQNRYSVYSQESSSPEERRLKRVRTNTLSSQSQSPNFNQQASADSLQWHRGYANLQQQQQQQQQQQQQPSFAGHHVPSQHPLQSYNDYNSSNYAHSPQEMTTPVRDQFFSNQLSNTHIHDSPQPRSLQFDMGNQRPSPTYYHAHSQGPLHSTVPILSEPNPLNHRQATANYQAMGYPPRTHISHGSLTGMLPPSNIGRNPIPSGFPGYRRDTAYETLPGESLSIGQYPEQGHFGVPLRDPYESRPPAHIVTTSQPEYYQ; translated from the exons atgaATTCTCAACCATCGCACGACTTCGCGCAGGCTCAATCTCTCCAGATTCCTGGATTACAAAG CCAAGACTGCAAACTCATCATCAGACAACAGCCTCGCTATGCGAGAGTCAACATGGGCAAAGAGAAAG ACCGTCGAGCAGTCGACCCTCCGCCCGTTGTTCagcttttgatatctcaCGCGGTCGATCCCAGTGAGCGTTACATTATAA ACCCACATTTCTTTATGAAGAGTAGCCTTACGCCAGTCACAGATATGCAAGCTGGGACATCCCATGGAGCTTTGCTAGCAGGCACCACTGTTTCATCTTGTCATCGCCTCAAGGATCCGGAAACTGACGAATGGGGCGCGTATTTTGTATTTGGCGATTTGTCGGCCAAGATAGAAGGTACCTATATATTGGAGTTCAATCTTTTCGAGAGCCGCGAAGATGAAGTGATTTGGATGGGATGCATATCGTCTGATCAATTTAATGTATATTCATCGAAAGCGTTTCCTGGAATGATGGAATCCACCACTATGACCAAAAAGTTCCAGGAACAGGGGCTCAAATTGAGGGTTCGTAAGGAGCCTCGGTCGTTGCTCAGAAAGCGCGGTCCTGCATTTGATGATTACGAGCCCAAGAAGTATCGTGCTCGGATTCAAGATCCGGACGAAGATTCAGGTTCTCCCGAGGCAAGTAAATACAGCGAACAACAACAAGCTCCCCATCAGACTACACGCATGCAGAATAGATACTCCGTCTATTCTCAGGAATCTTCGTCGCCGGAAGAGCGCCGATTAAAGCGTGTAAGGACTAATACCCTTTCAAGCCAATCGCAAAGcccaaatttcaatcaacaaGCTTCTGCAGATTCACTTCAATGGCATAGAGGGTACGCTAATTtacagcagcagcagcagcagcagcagcaacaacaacaacaaccttCTTTTGCTGGCCATCATGTTCCAAGCCAACACCCTTTGCAGAGTTACAACGACTATAACTCTTCAAATTATGCACATTCTCCCCAGGAAATGACTACGCCGGTTCGAGATCAGTTCTTTTCGAATCAACTCTCGAATACCCACATCCATGACTCGCCTCAGCCTAGATCTTTACAGTTCGATATGGGTAATCAGCGCCCATCTCCCACATACTATCATGCGCATTCGCAAGGGCCACTGCATTCAACCGTTCCTATATTGTCAGAGCCCAATCCCTTGAATCACAGACAGGCAACCGCCAACTATCAAGCCATGGGATACCCACCAAGAACACATATCTCACACGGCAGTCTTACCGGAATGCTACCGCCATCAAATATCGGGAGGAATCCTATTCCATCTGGATTTCCCGGATATCGGAGAGACACTGCATATGAAACACTGCCAGGAGAAAGTCTTAGCATAGGGCAATATCCAGAGCAGGGCCATTTCGGCGTGCCTCTTAGAGATCCTTACGAAAGTCGACCCCCCGCACATATTGTGACCACATCGCAACCagaatattatcaataa